A segment of the Streptomyces sp. NBC_01235 genome:
TGTGATCGATGAACGCTTTCCTGCCCGTCACGGTAGATCCGGGCGGGCGCCGGGATTTGCCCACGCGTGCACCACCCCTGCTCCGACAGCGCACGCACACCCTAGATGCACTAGCATCAAACCTAGAGCCCCTAGGAAGCTGGGGGTCTCGACGAAGGCCCGACACCGCACCCCACAGGAGCAGGCGATGTACGCACCCCGGACCGGCACGCTGAAAGTGCCCGGCGCCACCCTTCACTACGAAACGCGCGGCAGCGGCCCGGTCCTGCTGCTCATCCCCGGCGGCGCCGGGGACGCGGGGCTGTACGCGGGCATGGCACCGGAGTTGGCCGCCCGGTACACGGTGGTCTCGTACGACCCGCGCGGCCTGTCCCGCAGCCCGCTCGACGGCCCTGCCGACGCCCCGCGCGCCGACGAAGAGGTACGGGTGTGGAGCGACGACGCCCGCCGGCTGCTCGATCTGCTCGCCCCTGACGACGAGGCGGCCGTCCTTGGTTGCAGTTCCGGTGCCGTCGTCGCGGTCGATCTCCTGGCCCGGCACCCGGGACGGCTGCGCCGGGTGGTCGCGCACGAACCGCCGTTGCTGGAACTCCTGGCTGATCCCGCCCCGCATCGTGCGCTGTTCGCGCAGGTGCGCGAGACCCTCCGCACGGAAGGAGCCGGCGCCGCCATGGCCCGGATGGGCGAGGGGCTGGCGGACGGAGCGGTACGGCAGGCGCCCGCCCAGCCGACGGAACTGCCGCCCGGCATCCAGGAGATGGCCGTCCGGATGCACGCCAACCTCCCCGTCTTCCTGGGACACGTTCTCGTCCCGTTCTCCTCGACCCGCCCCGACCTCGCCGCGCTCCGGCCCGTGGCCCACAAACTGGTGCCTGCTGCCGGGCGCGACTCCCGCCGCCAACTCCCGCTGTACGGACCGGCCGCACGCCTCGCGGAACTCCTCGGGTCCCCACTCGTCGAGTTCCCCGGCGGCCACCTGGGAGCCGTCGAGTCCCCGAAGGAGTTCACCGACCGTCTGCTGACGGTCCTGGAGTGAACGGCGCCAGGGTCCGTCAGCGGTAGTGGTCGGCGACCGCGGCGAACGCCTCTTTGGGCTCCCAGGGCAGGTCGGGATACGAGGCGCCCAGGCCGCCGTCGAGGACCTTGACGATGCCGTAGCTGGCCAGGTCCAGGTCCTCACGAGGGTCGCCGTCGGGGCGGTGGACGTGGTCGTAGAGCGCGAAGGTGAACACGAAGGCGCTGTCGACACCCCCGGCCTCGAAGGCCTCCAGCAGCTCGCGCACATACGCGGCCTGGCCGGCTTCGTCGCGGACGTAGTCGCCCTTCAGCCGCACGGGGCCGGTCCTGTCTCGTCGAGATCGTCGACGAGGTCTACCTGCCCCTGATCCGCCGCCGCGCCCCGAACTCCGCCTGACCGCCGGAATACCGACCCGCCGGAACGCCGGTGGCCCCGCCCCCTGAAGCAAGGGCGGGGCCACTGGTCATCCGTGCGGCGTGTTCCGCCGGCTCAGCCGGCCGACGTCCTGCGCCTGCGGAGCCACCACACGAGGGCTCCGCCGACCGCGGCCAGGCCCGCCGCCAGCGCGGCGATCAGTCCGACGGGAACGGTGGAGCCGGTGTCGGCGAGGTTGCCGTCCGGGGTGTGGGCCGGCGGAGTGGGCTTGCCGTGGTCGCCGCCGCCCGGGGTGGACGGGGCCGGTGCCGGGGTCGTCGAGCCGCCGCCCGGCTTCGACGGTGTCGGCTTCGGGGACGGGGCCGGGCCGTCGCCCCCGCCGCCCGTGTCGTCGGTTCCGCCCACGCCCGCGCCGAGGTAGGTGGTGTCGGTGTCCCGGTAGGACGTGTCGTCGGCCTTCATCGACGTCTTGGTGGTCTGGTCGAGGGTCGGGTTCTGCAGCATGAACTCGGTGCGGGAGATGTTCCGCTTCGGGGACTTCGAGAAGTCGACCCCACCGACGATGTAGATCTGGACCGTGCCGTTGGCCGGGATCTCGTACTGGAACTCACCCTCGGTGTAGATCTTCCGGTACTTCTTGAAGAGTTCGTTCTTGTCCCAGTTCTGGTGCGGGGCGCGCAGCGGCCACTGCTTCACGTCGTCACTGTCGATGATCTTCCGGAAGTCGGTCGCCTTCGCCGCGTCCTGCCGGCGGATCCACTCCGCGGCGACCCGTGAGGTGTAGACCCGGCGCAGATCGGCGTACTGGGGCGCGGTGTTGATGGTCTTCTCGACCGCGGGGACGATCATGCTGTCGATGACCGTCTGGGCCGCCTTG
Coding sequences within it:
- a CDS encoding alpha/beta fold hydrolase: MYAPRTGTLKVPGATLHYETRGSGPVLLLIPGGAGDAGLYAGMAPELAARYTVVSYDPRGLSRSPLDGPADAPRADEEVRVWSDDARRLLDLLAPDDEAAVLGCSSGAVVAVDLLARHPGRLRRVVAHEPPLLELLADPAPHRALFAQVRETLRTEGAGAAMARMGEGLADGAVRQAPAQPTELPPGIQEMAVRMHANLPVFLGHVLVPFSSTRPDLAALRPVAHKLVPAAGRDSRRQLPLYGPAARLAELLGSPLVEFPGGHLGAVESPKEFTDRLLTVLE